In one Mycobacteroides chelonae genomic region, the following are encoded:
- the carA gene encoding glutamine-hydrolyzing carbamoyl-phosphate synthase small subunit — translation MEAGVMSDKAVLVLEDGRVFTGKPFGAVGETLGEAVFCTAMSGYQETLTDPSYHRQIVVATAPQIGNTGWNDEDDESRGGKIWVAGYAVRDPSNRVSNWRATGSLDDALKGQHIVGIAGIDTRAVVRHLRTRGSMKAGIFSGTVADAPTDFLLSRVNGQPSMLGADLAGEVSTDDTYIVEPDGAHRFTVAALDLGIKTNTPRNFTQRGIRVQVAPSSISPDELLALSPDGVFLSNGPGDPATADHVVAVTQAVLQQKIPLFGICFGNQLLGRALGRSTYKMTFGHRGINIPVIDHATGRVAITAQNHGFALEGEAGEQFDTPYGRAEVSHTCANDGTVEGIRLLDGSAFSVQYHPEAAAGPHDAEYLFDQFVTALENRGNR, via the coding sequence ATGGAAGCAGGCGTCATGAGTGACAAGGCGGTGCTCGTTCTCGAAGACGGGCGGGTGTTCACCGGCAAGCCGTTCGGGGCGGTGGGTGAAACTCTCGGCGAGGCGGTGTTCTGCACGGCCATGTCGGGTTACCAAGAAACCCTGACTGACCCGAGCTATCACCGGCAGATCGTGGTGGCGACAGCACCGCAGATCGGTAATACCGGATGGAACGACGAGGACGATGAGAGCCGCGGCGGCAAGATCTGGGTTGCCGGATATGCGGTGCGCGACCCTTCGAACAGGGTCTCGAATTGGCGCGCCACAGGGTCCCTGGATGATGCCCTCAAGGGGCAGCACATTGTCGGCATCGCCGGAATCGACACCCGGGCCGTCGTCCGTCACCTGCGTACCCGTGGGTCGATGAAGGCGGGCATCTTCAGCGGGACAGTTGCCGACGCGCCCACCGACTTCCTGCTGTCGCGCGTCAACGGCCAGCCCTCGATGCTGGGCGCGGACCTGGCAGGAGAGGTGAGCACCGACGACACCTACATTGTGGAACCCGATGGCGCGCACCGGTTCACCGTGGCCGCGCTGGACCTGGGGATCAAGACCAACACGCCACGTAACTTCACGCAACGCGGTATCCGCGTACAGGTGGCGCCCTCGTCCATCAGCCCGGACGAGCTGCTCGCGCTGTCGCCCGACGGCGTGTTCCTGTCCAACGGGCCGGGCGACCCGGCCACCGCGGATCACGTGGTGGCGGTGACACAGGCGGTGCTGCAACAGAAAATCCCGCTGTTCGGCATCTGCTTCGGTAATCAGCTGCTGGGCCGGGCATTGGGCAGGTCCACCTACAAGATGACCTTCGGGCATCGCGGTATCAATATCCCGGTCATCGATCACGCGACGGGCCGGGTCGCGATCACGGCGCAGAACCACGGTTTCGCCCTCGAAGGTGAGGCGGGTGAGCAGTTCGATACGCCGTACGGGCGCGCCGAGGTAAGCCACACCTGCGCCAACGATGGCACGGTGGAAGGGATCCGGCTGTTGGACGGATCGGCTTTCTCGGTGCAGTACCACCCGGAGGCGGCGGCGGGACCTCATGACGCCGAGTACCTCTTTGACCAGTTCGTCACGGCACTTGAGAATCGGGGTAATCGCTGA
- a CDS encoding dihydroorotase, with protein MSVLIKGVLLYGEGEQVDVLIEDGQITRIEAGIGAGIETEVDTAIEVPGQVLLPGFVDLHTHLREPGREDTETIDSGSAAAALGGYTAVFAMANTNPVADSPVVTDHVWQRGQQVGLVDVHPVGAVTVGLEGKQLTEMAMMARGAGRVRMFSDDGKCVHDPLIMRRALEYAKGLGVLIAQHAEEPRLTVGSVAHEGANAAKLGLTGWPRAAEESIVARDAILSRDSGAPVHICHASTAGTVELLKWAKGQGISITAEVTPHHLLLDDGRLASYDGVYRVNPPLRESTDAQALRRALADGVIDCVATDHAPHADHEKCCEFAAARPGMLGLETALSVVVETMVKTGLLTWRDIARVMSERPAQIVGLPDQGRPLAVGEPANLTIVDPDATWTVSGDGLASKSANTPFESMTLPATVTATLLRGRITARDGKVTQ; from the coding sequence ATGAGTGTCCTGATCAAGGGCGTACTGCTGTATGGGGAGGGCGAGCAGGTCGACGTCCTCATCGAAGACGGCCAGATCACCCGCATCGAGGCCGGTATCGGAGCGGGTATCGAGACGGAAGTCGACACCGCCATCGAGGTGCCGGGGCAGGTGCTGTTGCCGGGATTCGTCGACCTGCACACGCATCTGCGTGAACCGGGGCGTGAAGACACCGAGACCATCGACTCCGGCTCGGCGGCAGCGGCTTTGGGCGGGTACACCGCCGTCTTCGCGATGGCCAACACGAATCCGGTGGCAGACAGCCCCGTGGTGACCGATCACGTGTGGCAGCGCGGCCAGCAGGTCGGATTGGTCGACGTACATCCGGTGGGTGCCGTCACGGTCGGGCTGGAAGGCAAGCAGCTCACCGAGATGGCGATGATGGCACGTGGTGCGGGCCGGGTGCGGATGTTCTCCGATGACGGCAAATGCGTGCACGATCCGCTGATCATGCGGCGCGCTCTCGAATACGCCAAGGGCTTGGGTGTGCTCATCGCCCAACATGCCGAGGAACCGCGGCTCACCGTCGGATCGGTGGCGCATGAGGGGGCCAACGCGGCCAAGTTGGGCCTGACTGGGTGGCCCCGCGCCGCCGAGGAATCCATCGTCGCGCGGGATGCGATTTTGTCACGCGACAGCGGTGCTCCGGTGCACATCTGTCACGCATCCACCGCCGGCACCGTCGAGCTGCTGAAATGGGCCAAGGGGCAAGGCATTTCCATCACCGCCGAGGTGACTCCGCACCATCTGCTGCTCGATGACGGCCGGCTGGCCTCCTACGACGGTGTGTATCGGGTAAATCCGCCGCTGCGGGAGTCGACCGACGCCCAGGCATTGCGCCGGGCCCTCGCCGACGGGGTGATCGACTGTGTGGCAACCGACCACGCACCGCACGCCGATCACGAGAAATGCTGCGAGTTCGCGGCGGCCCGCCCCGGAATGCTCGGGTTGGAGACTGCGCTGTCGGTGGTCGTGGAGACCATGGTGAAAACGGGATTGCTGACCTGGCGCGATATCGCCAGGGTGATGAGTGAGCGGCCGGCACAGATCGTCGGTCTGCCCGATCAGGGGCGTCCGTTGGCAGTCGGCGAGCCCGCCAACCTGACGATCGTTGACCCCGACGCCACCTGGACCGTCAGTGGCGACGGATTGGCCAGCAAGTCGGCCAACACCCCATTCGAATCGATGACGTTGCCTGCCACCGTGACCGCGACGCTGCTGCGCGGCCGTATCACCGCACGGGACGGCAAGGTGACCCAATGA
- a CDS encoding aspartate carbamoyltransferase catalytic subunit — translation MRRRGHQQCAGGGLVKHLLSAADLTRDEATAILDDADRFLQALAGREVKKLPTLRGRTIITMFYENSTRTRVSFEVAGKWMSADVINVSASGSSVAKGESLRDTALTLRAIGADALIVRHPASGVAAQLAQWTSEGLAGGPAVINAGDGTHEHPTQALLDALTIRQRLGGLEGRRIVIVGDILHSRVARSNALLLNTFGAEVVLVAPPTLLPVGVETWPVTVSHDLDAELPGADAVLMLRVQAERMTGGFFPSAREYSVLYGLSEARQRLLSEHAVVLHPGPMLRGMEIASSVADSSQSAVLQQVSNGVHIRMAVLFHLLVGSSDSSEAVPA, via the coding sequence ATGCGACGCCGTGGTCATCAACAGTGCGCAGGGGGAGGCCTCGTGAAGCATCTGCTGTCCGCGGCCGACCTGACCCGCGACGAGGCCACCGCCATCCTCGACGACGCCGACCGGTTTCTGCAGGCCCTGGCGGGACGTGAGGTCAAAAAGCTGCCCACCTTGCGCGGGCGCACCATCATCACGATGTTCTATGAGAACTCCACGCGGACAAGGGTTTCCTTCGAAGTGGCGGGGAAGTGGATGAGTGCCGACGTGATCAACGTCAGTGCGTCCGGTTCCTCGGTGGCCAAAGGTGAATCGCTGCGCGACACCGCCCTGACCTTGCGCGCGATCGGCGCTGACGCGTTGATTGTCCGCCACCCGGCCTCCGGGGTCGCCGCGCAGCTTGCGCAGTGGACGTCAGAAGGACTGGCCGGCGGTCCCGCTGTGATCAATGCCGGCGACGGCACCCATGAACATCCGACGCAGGCACTGCTTGACGCGCTCACCATTCGGCAGCGGCTGGGCGGTCTGGAAGGTCGCCGCATCGTGATCGTCGGGGACATCCTGCACAGTCGAGTCGCTCGATCGAACGCTCTGCTGCTCAATACGTTCGGCGCCGAGGTGGTGCTGGTAGCTCCACCCACGCTGCTGCCCGTTGGCGTCGAGACGTGGCCGGTGACGGTCAGTCACGACTTGGATGCCGAGCTACCGGGTGCCGACGCGGTGCTGATGCTGCGGGTGCAGGCCGAGCGTATGACCGGTGGCTTCTTCCCCTCGGCGCGCGAGTACTCGGTGCTGTACGGATTGTCCGAGGCCCGGCAGCGGCTGCTCTCCGAACACGCGGTGGTGCTGCATCCGGGCCCGATGCTGCGCGGTATGGAAATCGCGTCCTCCGTGGCCGACTCGTCGCAATCAGCTGTTCTGCAACAGGTATCGAATGGAGTGCATATCCGCATGGCCGTGCTGTTCCACCTGCTGGTCGGGTCGTCCGACAGCTCAGAGGCGGTGCCCGCATGA
- the pyrR gene encoding bifunctional pyr operon transcriptional regulator/uracil phosphoribosyltransferase PyrR: MLSAADVGRTISRIAHQIIEKTALSDSSDAPRVVLVGIPTRGATLAKRLAAHITEFSGVEVPAGFLDITLYRDDLRNKPHRPLERTSIPEGGVDGALVVLVDDVLFSGRTVRSALDALRDLGRPRAVQLAVLVDRGHRELPLRADYVGKNVPTARSEDVKVLLAEHDGCDAVVINSAQGEAS; this comes from the coding sequence CTGTTGTCCGCCGCCGATGTCGGCAGGACCATCTCGCGTATCGCGCATCAAATCATCGAGAAGACCGCTCTTTCCGATTCCAGTGACGCGCCCCGCGTCGTGCTGGTCGGTATCCCGACACGCGGCGCCACCCTGGCCAAACGATTGGCCGCCCACATCACCGAGTTCTCCGGTGTCGAGGTGCCCGCCGGATTCCTGGACATCACGCTCTACCGCGACGACTTGCGCAACAAACCCCACCGCCCGCTGGAACGCACCTCCATTCCTGAAGGCGGGGTCGATGGCGCCCTGGTGGTGCTCGTCGACGACGTGTTGTTCTCTGGACGCACGGTGCGCTCGGCGCTCGACGCGCTGCGGGATCTGGGCCGGCCGCGGGCGGTGCAGCTGGCGGTGCTGGTTGATCGCGGGCACCGTGAACTGCCGTTGCGCGCCGATTACGTCGGCAAGAACGTGCCGACCGCGCGCTCCGAAGACGTCAAGGTGCTGCTGGCCGAACACGACGGATGCGACGCCGTGGTCATCAACAGTGCGCAGGGGGAGGCCTCGTGA